One genomic segment of Nonomuraea coxensis DSM 45129 includes these proteins:
- a CDS encoding GNAT family N-acetyltransferase gives MLARHVISAGPLVLRAPSDSDAEAIARACDDPVTARFLPLLPSPYGLADASDHLKHARARWEAGGAEFAITQDGRYAGSIGVRPPDRRRVTRLGCLVAPWARGKGVASTAVRAVADWLFDQGVRRVEMEAEVENVAGLRVAYKAGFREEGLRREAESLRDGRPADLVTFGRLPGEAALETEPYLPFFEGGELSDGVVRLTPMAPADAGDFHRMLADPVVAAYKVGPPSTLQDDERRCRYTGYWWVSGQRIELAVRDAGSGAFAGHVQLTQVTPALGQAMVGYSLMPGFRGKGFMTRAVRLLTDWAFAHTALHRIVAGTEAGNLASHRVLERAGFSREGVHREMFPKGGGRRVDDIAWARVRSS, from the coding sequence ATGCTCGCGCGCCACGTGATCTCCGCCGGTCCCCTCGTCCTGCGGGCTCCCTCCGACTCCGACGCCGAGGCGATCGCGCGCGCCTGCGACGACCCGGTGACGGCCCGCTTCCTGCCGCTGCTGCCCTCGCCGTACGGGCTCGCGGACGCCTCCGACCATCTCAAGCACGCCCGGGCCAGGTGGGAGGCCGGCGGCGCCGAGTTCGCGATCACCCAGGACGGCCGGTACGCCGGCTCGATCGGCGTCCGGCCGCCCGACCGCCGGCGGGTCACCCGGCTCGGCTGCCTGGTCGCGCCGTGGGCGCGCGGCAAGGGCGTGGCCTCGACGGCCGTGCGCGCGGTCGCCGACTGGCTGTTCGACCAGGGGGTGCGCCGGGTCGAGATGGAGGCCGAGGTGGAGAACGTGGCCGGGCTGCGGGTGGCGTACAAGGCGGGGTTCCGCGAGGAGGGGCTGCGGCGCGAGGCCGAGTCGCTGCGCGACGGGCGTCCCGCCGACCTGGTGACCTTCGGGCGGCTGCCGGGCGAGGCGGCGCTGGAGACGGAGCCGTACCTGCCGTTCTTCGAGGGCGGCGAGCTCTCCGACGGCGTGGTGCGGCTGACGCCGATGGCCCCCGCCGACGCGGGCGACTTCCACCGGATGCTGGCCGACCCGGTCGTGGCGGCGTACAAGGTGGGGCCGCCGAGCACGCTGCAGGACGACGAGCGGCGCTGCCGCTACACCGGCTACTGGTGGGTGTCGGGGCAGCGGATCGAGCTGGCCGTGCGCGACGCCGGGTCCGGCGCGTTCGCCGGGCACGTGCAGCTCACGCAGGTGACGCCGGCGCTCGGGCAGGCGATGGTCGGCTACTCGCTGATGCCCGGCTTCCGCGGCAAGGGGTTCATGACGCGGGCGGTGCGGCTGCTGACGGACTGGGCGTTCGCGCACACGGCGCTGCACCGGATCGTGGCCGGCACCGAGGCCGGCAACCTCGCCTCACACCGGGTGCTGGAGCGGGCCGGGTTCAGCCGGGAGGGCGTGCACCGGGAGATGTTCCCGAAGGGCGGCGGCAGGCGCGTGGACGACATCGCCTGGGCCCGCGTCCGCTCCTCCTGA
- a CDS encoding acyltransferase family protein, translating into MRTPTRPKHARENGRLAELDLLRFLAALAVVAFHYLVAYASVWGDRPAELFPAVAPVAGLGILGVELFFIISGFVILMTVWGKGLGAFARSRLIRLYPAYWLSLAAVAALYGLTGAKALDPKLSTGEYLVNATMFQRLFKITDASGVYWSLWAELRFYLLMAVLVLVGVTYGRVLAFCGIWLAAALALKLLQHGDVAVPPMITETVMPDYAPYFVAGMGLYLVHKHGHAWLPWIYVAAGYALSLDSALARVHRRIDAAGFKNMPVTDTSVIIAITIIFALMALAATGMLRLKPSRTLTALGGVTYPLYLFHSIVAVAVIPVLSGDLPPWIVASCATLIAVLLSYLVYVFAERPIQRILKPRGRTRTSAASAVQMEKASVP; encoded by the coding sequence GTGCGCACCCCCACCCGGCCGAAGCATGCCCGCGAGAACGGCCGGTTGGCCGAGCTCGACCTCCTCAGGTTCCTCGCCGCCCTCGCCGTCGTCGCCTTCCACTACCTCGTGGCGTACGCCAGCGTGTGGGGGGACCGGCCCGCGGAACTCTTCCCCGCCGTGGCCCCCGTGGCCGGGCTCGGCATCCTGGGCGTCGAGCTGTTCTTCATCATCAGCGGGTTCGTCATCCTCATGACGGTGTGGGGGAAGGGGCTCGGGGCGTTCGCCCGTTCCCGTCTGATCCGGCTCTATCCGGCGTACTGGCTCAGCCTCGCCGCCGTCGCGGCCCTTTACGGCCTCACCGGCGCCAAGGCCCTGGATCCCAAGCTGTCCACCGGCGAGTACCTGGTCAACGCCACCATGTTCCAGCGGCTGTTCAAGATCACCGACGCCAGCGGCGTCTACTGGTCGCTCTGGGCCGAGCTGCGCTTCTACCTGCTCATGGCCGTCCTCGTGCTCGTCGGTGTCACCTACGGGCGCGTCCTGGCCTTCTGCGGGATCTGGCTCGCCGCCGCCCTCGCGCTCAAGCTGCTCCAGCACGGAGACGTCGCCGTCCCTCCGATGATCACCGAGACCGTCATGCCCGACTACGCCCCCTACTTCGTCGCCGGCATGGGCCTCTACCTCGTTCACAAGCACGGCCACGCCTGGCTGCCGTGGATCTACGTCGCCGCCGGCTACGCCCTGTCGCTCGACAGCGCCCTGGCCCGCGTCCACCGCCGCATCGACGCCGCCGGGTTCAAGAACATGCCCGTCACCGACACCAGCGTGATCATCGCGATCACGATCATCTTCGCGCTCATGGCGCTGGCCGCCACCGGGATGCTGCGCCTCAAACCGTCCAGGACGCTGACCGCGCTCGGGGGCGTCACCTACCCGCTCTACCTGTTCCACAGCATCGTCGCCGTCGCCGTCATCCCCGTGCTCAGCGGGGATCTGCCGCCGTGGATCGTCGCCTCCTGCGCCACGCTGATAGCCGTACTCCTGTCCTATCTGGTCTACGTCTTTGCCGAGCGCCCCATCCAGCGCATACTCAAGCCCCGCGGGCGCACGCGCACCTCGGCGGCTTCCGCCGTACAGATGGAAAAAGCGTCGGTGCCATAA
- the arc gene encoding proteasome ATPase: protein MAARDDAEARAAQREREVADLSTQVSFLQEEITALRRKLAESPRQARVLEERLHEAQANLSAVTGQNERLVATLKEARDQIVALKEEVDRLAQPPSGFGTFLEAREDGTIEVFTGGRKLRVNVSPAVDVDSLRRGQEVMLNEALNVVEALGYEEVGEIVMLKELLDEGKRALVISHADEERVVRLADSLQGQPVRAGDSLLLEPRSGYVYERIPKSEVEELVLEEVPDISYEEIGGLGRQIEQIRDAIELPYLHADLFREHLLRPPKGVLLYGPPGCGKTLIAKAVANSLAKQVAEKTGQSGKSFFLNIKGPELLNKYVGETERHIRLVFQRAREKASEGTPVIVFFDEMDSIFRTRGSGVSSDVENTIVPQLLSEIDGVEGLENVIVIGASNREDMIDPAILRPGRLDVKIKIERPDAEAAKDIFSKYLRPDLPLHPDDLAEHGDSRQGTIQGMIQSVVERMYTESEENRFLEVTYANGDKEVLYFKDFNSGAMIQNIVDRGKKMAIKQFLETGQKGLRVQHLLTACVDEFSENEDLPNTTNPDDWARISGKKGERIVYIRTLVSGKQGSEAGRSIDTVANTGQYL from the coding sequence GTGGCAGCTCGCGATGATGCTGAGGCTCGAGCCGCGCAGCGCGAACGGGAGGTCGCTGATCTTTCAACACAGGTCTCCTTCCTCCAGGAGGAGATCACCGCGCTGAGGCGGAAACTGGCCGAGTCACCCCGTCAGGCCAGGGTCCTCGAAGAGCGTCTCCACGAGGCCCAGGCGAATCTGTCGGCCGTGACCGGCCAGAACGAACGCCTTGTGGCCACACTCAAGGAGGCCAGGGACCAGATCGTCGCTCTCAAGGAGGAGGTCGACCGGCTGGCGCAGCCGCCGTCCGGTTTCGGCACCTTCCTGGAGGCCAGAGAAGACGGCACGATCGAGGTGTTCACCGGCGGCCGCAAGCTGCGGGTGAACGTCAGCCCCGCCGTCGACGTCGACTCGCTGCGGCGTGGCCAGGAGGTCATGCTCAACGAGGCGCTCAACGTGGTCGAGGCGCTCGGCTACGAAGAGGTCGGCGAGATCGTGATGCTCAAGGAACTGCTCGACGAGGGCAAGCGGGCCCTGGTCATCTCGCACGCCGACGAAGAGCGCGTCGTGCGGCTGGCCGACTCGCTGCAGGGCCAGCCCGTCAGGGCCGGCGACTCGCTCCTGCTGGAGCCTCGTTCGGGCTACGTCTACGAGCGCATACCCAAGTCCGAAGTCGAAGAGCTCGTGCTCGAAGAGGTCCCCGACATCTCCTACGAGGAGATCGGCGGCCTCGGGCGGCAGATCGAGCAGATCAGGGACGCCATCGAGCTGCCCTACCTGCACGCCGACCTGTTCCGCGAGCACCTGCTGCGGCCTCCGAAGGGCGTGCTGCTCTACGGCCCGCCCGGTTGCGGCAAGACGCTCATCGCCAAGGCCGTCGCCAACTCCCTGGCCAAGCAGGTCGCGGAGAAGACCGGCCAGTCCGGCAAGAGCTTCTTCCTCAACATCAAGGGCCCGGAGCTGCTCAACAAGTACGTCGGCGAGACCGAGCGGCACATCCGCCTGGTCTTCCAGCGGGCTCGTGAGAAGGCCTCCGAGGGCACCCCGGTGATCGTGTTCTTCGACGAGATGGACTCGATCTTCCGCACCCGTGGCTCCGGCGTCTCGTCCGACGTCGAGAACACCATCGTCCCTCAGCTGCTGTCGGAGATCGACGGCGTCGAGGGCCTGGAGAACGTCATCGTCATCGGCGCCTCCAACCGCGAGGACATGATCGACCCCGCGATCCTGCGGCCCGGCCGCCTGGACGTGAAGATCAAGATCGAGCGGCCGGACGCCGAGGCGGCGAAGGACATCTTCTCCAAATACCTGCGTCCCGACCTGCCCCTGCACCCGGACGACCTGGCCGAGCACGGCGACTCGCGCCAGGGCACCATCCAGGGCATGATCCAGAGCGTCGTCGAGCGCATGTACACCGAGAGCGAGGAGAACCGCTTCCTCGAGGTGACCTACGCCAACGGCGACAAGGAAGTCCTCTACTTCAAGGACTTCAACTCCGGCGCGATGATCCAGAACATCGTCGACCGGGGCAAGAAGATGGCGATCAAGCAGTTCCTCGAGACCGGCCAGAAGGGCCTGCGGGTGCAGCACCTGCTCACGGCCTGCGTGGACGAGTTCTCCGAGAACGAGGACCTGCCCAACACCACCAACCCCGACGACTGGGCTCGCATCTCCGGCAAGAAGGGCGAGCGGATCGTCTACATCCGCACGCTGGTCTCCGGCAAGCAGGGCAGCGAGGCCGGCCGGTCGATCGACACCGTCGCCAACACCGGCCAGTACCTGTGA
- the hypF gene encoding carbamoyltransferase HypF — protein sequence MTTSGQARFDQTGFDQTGFDQVGLKRVEVHVEGLVRGVGFRPFVRALARRLGLAGQVRDDVNGVHIEVEGDRPRVAEFLTSLERDAPALSEIERVTVVRAEPAGGSGFTVAAGDPSGLRRAAVSADLATCDDCLRELTDPAGRRHRHPFVSCAHCGPRFTVVRAVPYDRPLTTMAGFAMCAGCAAEYHDPGDRRFHDQLICCPGCGPRLRLLDGRGGELPGDPVATAAALLRAGRIVAVKGLGGYHLAVAASSEPAAAALRLRIHREHEPFAVMAAGLAQARLLCLVDENAAGLLTSRARPIVQLPRRDTPHAPRVAPSVAPGLRDLGLVLPGTPVDHLLLAEVAGPVALTGGAAGDEPVACADADALARLGGVADAFLTHDRPTHVRAGDSVVRPTAGGVTVLRRARGYAPEPLPLRHFVPRTVLACGAGPTSAFCLARDRRAFLSPHPGGQESHETPRSYAARVEHFRALFDLCPEVVAHDLHPGHLSAVHALGMTGVEHVGVQHHHAHIASCLADNGEPGPVIGVAFDGAGHGTDGTVWGGEFLRADLAGFERLGRLEPVPMPGGDAAVREPWRMTAAYLGPGDGPPKLDVVRRHADQWAGALALSAGSPLTSSAGRLFDAVAALLGVRDRITYDGQAAAELEQHADPAETGAYRARLTPGELLTVHGADLVRAAARDLESGRPTPVIAGRFHNGVAAAVAAACAALRDTTGLTAVALSGGVFQNVLLTERTVRRLRAAGFRVLTHRRVPPGTGGLSLGQAVVAAARDRARLSL from the coding sequence GTGACCACTTCCGGCCAGGCCAGGTTCGATCAGACGGGGTTCGATCAGACGGGGTTCGACCAGGTGGGGCTCAAGCGTGTCGAGGTGCACGTCGAGGGCCTCGTACGGGGAGTCGGCTTCCGCCCCTTCGTCCGCGCCCTCGCCCGGCGGCTCGGCCTGGCCGGTCAGGTACGCGACGACGTCAACGGCGTGCACATCGAGGTCGAGGGCGACCGCCCTCGCGTCGCGGAGTTCCTCACCTCGCTCGAACGCGACGCCCCCGCCCTGTCGGAGATCGAGCGGGTCACCGTCGTCCGCGCCGAGCCCGCGGGCGGCAGCGGCTTCACCGTCGCCGCCGGCGACCCCTCCGGCCTGCGCCGCGCCGCGGTCTCCGCCGACCTCGCCACCTGCGACGACTGCCTGCGCGAGCTCACCGACCCGGCCGGCCGCCGCCACCGGCACCCGTTCGTCTCCTGCGCCCACTGCGGGCCGCGCTTCACCGTCGTCCGCGCCGTCCCCTACGACCGGCCGCTGACCACCATGGCGGGCTTCGCGATGTGCGCGGGCTGCGCCGCCGAGTACCACGACCCCGGCGACCGCCGCTTCCACGACCAGCTGATCTGCTGCCCCGGCTGCGGGCCCCGGCTGCGGCTGCTCGACGGGCGCGGCGGCGAGCTGCCGGGCGATCCCGTCGCCACCGCCGCCGCGCTGCTGCGCGCGGGCCGGATCGTGGCCGTCAAGGGCCTCGGCGGCTACCACCTGGCCGTCGCCGCCTCCAGCGAGCCGGCCGCCGCCGCGCTGCGCCTGCGCATCCACCGCGAGCACGAACCGTTCGCCGTCATGGCCGCCGGCCTCGCGCAGGCCCGCCTGCTCTGCCTCGTCGACGAGAACGCCGCCGGGCTCCTCACCAGCCGGGCCCGCCCGATCGTGCAGCTCCCGCGCCGCGACACCCCGCACGCCCCGCGGGTCGCCCCCTCCGTCGCCCCCGGGCTCCGGGACCTCGGCCTCGTGCTGCCCGGCACGCCGGTGGACCACCTGCTGCTCGCCGAGGTCGCCGGGCCCGTCGCCCTCACCGGCGGCGCCGCCGGCGACGAACCCGTCGCCTGCGCCGACGCCGACGCCCTGGCCCGGCTCGGCGGCGTCGCCGACGCCTTCCTCACCCACGACCGGCCCACCCACGTCCGCGCCGGCGACAGCGTGGTGCGGCCCACGGCCGGCGGGGTCACCGTGCTGCGCCGGGCCCGCGGCTACGCGCCCGAGCCGCTGCCGCTGCGCCACTTCGTCCCCCGTACGGTGCTCGCCTGCGGCGCCGGCCCCACGAGCGCCTTCTGCCTGGCGCGCGACCGGCGCGCGTTCCTCTCCCCGCACCCCGGCGGCCAGGAGAGCCACGAGACCCCGCGCTCGTACGCCGCCCGCGTCGAGCACTTCCGCGCCCTGTTCGACCTGTGCCCCGAGGTCGTCGCCCACGACCTGCACCCCGGGCACCTCTCCGCCGTCCACGCGCTGGGGATGACCGGCGTCGAGCACGTCGGCGTCCAGCACCACCACGCCCACATCGCCTCCTGCCTGGCCGACAACGGCGAGCCGGGCCCCGTGATCGGCGTCGCCTTCGACGGCGCCGGCCACGGCACCGACGGGACCGTCTGGGGCGGCGAGTTCCTGCGCGCCGACCTGGCCGGCTTCGAGCGCCTCGGCCGGCTGGAGCCCGTGCCCATGCCCGGCGGCGACGCCGCGGTCCGCGAGCCCTGGCGCATGACCGCCGCCTACCTCGGCCCCGGCGACGGCCCGCCCAAACTGGACGTCGTACGCCGCCATGCTGATCAATGGGCCGGCGCGCTCGCCCTCTCCGCCGGCTCCCCGCTCACCTCCAGCGCGGGCCGGCTCTTCGACGCCGTGGCCGCGCTCCTCGGGGTCCGCGACCGGATCACCTACGACGGCCAGGCCGCCGCCGAGCTCGAACAGCACGCCGACCCCGCCGAGACCGGCGCCTACCGCGCCCGCCTCACGCCGGGGGAGCTGCTCACCGTGCACGGCGCCGACCTCGTCCGCGCCGCCGCCCGTGACCTGGAGTCCGGCCGGCCCACCCCCGTGATCGCCGGCCGCTTCCACAACGGCGTCGCCGCCGCCGTCGCGGCCGCCTGCGCCGCCCTCAGGGACACCACCGGCCTCACCGCGGTCGCCCTGTCCGGCGGCGTCTTCCAGAACGTGCTCCTCACCGAGCGCACCGTGCGGCGGCTGCGCGCGGCCGGCTTCCGCGTCCTCACCCACCGGCGGGTGCCGCCCGGCACCGGCGGCCTCAGCCTCGGCCAGGCCGTCGTCGCCGCCGCCCGCGATCGGGCCCGCCTATCACTCTGA
- the dop gene encoding depupylase/deamidase Dop — translation MTVRRVMGIETEYGISVPGQPGANAMVTSSQVVNAYLAASAARARRARWDFEEENPLRDARGFDLAREVADPTQLTDEDLGLANVILTNGARLYVDHAHPEYSAPECTNPRAAVIWDKAGERVMYDAATRASAIPTNAPIQLYKNNTDAKGASYGCHENYLMRRATPFADIVRHLTPFFVSRQVVVGAGKVGIGQDSRGEGFQISQRADFFEVEVGLETTLKRPIINTRDEPHADPEKYRRLHVIIGDANMSEISTYLKLGTTALVLAMIEEGFLSRDLAVESPVQALRAVSHDPTCRYEIAMRDGRKLTAVQLQMEYLEQARKFVEERGTAQDEMNKDVLDRWESVLTRLAEDPMQLARELDWVAKLELLEGYRSRDGLAWSHPRLQLVDLQYSDIRPDRGLYNRLVARGRMQRLVSEEEVQRAVEHPPTDTRAYFRGRCLRQYSEAVAAASWDSVIFDIPGRESLQRVPTLEPLRGTKAHVGELFDRCHTAADLVAALTGGE, via the coding sequence ATGACGGTGCGTCGGGTGATGGGCATCGAGACCGAGTACGGCATTTCCGTACCCGGCCAGCCAGGCGCCAACGCGATGGTGACCTCCTCGCAGGTCGTCAACGCGTACCTCGCCGCCTCGGCGGCCCGCGCGCGCCGCGCGCGCTGGGACTTCGAGGAGGAGAACCCGCTGCGCGACGCGCGCGGGTTCGACCTGGCGAGAGAGGTCGCCGACCCCACGCAGCTCACCGACGAGGACCTCGGGCTCGCCAACGTCATCCTGACCAACGGGGCCCGGCTCTACGTCGACCACGCCCATCCCGAGTACTCCGCGCCCGAGTGCACCAACCCCCGCGCCGCGGTCATCTGGGACAAGGCAGGCGAGCGGGTCATGTACGACGCCGCCACGCGTGCCTCGGCCATCCCCACGAACGCGCCCATCCAGCTCTACAAGAACAACACCGACGCCAAGGGCGCCAGCTACGGCTGCCACGAGAACTACCTCATGCGCCGCGCCACGCCCTTCGCCGACATCGTGCGCCACCTGACCCCGTTCTTCGTCAGCCGGCAGGTCGTCGTCGGCGCGGGCAAGGTCGGCATCGGCCAGGACTCCCGCGGCGAGGGCTTCCAGATCAGCCAGCGCGCCGACTTCTTCGAGGTCGAGGTCGGCCTGGAGACCACGCTCAAGCGGCCCATCATCAACACCCGCGACGAGCCCCACGCCGATCCGGAGAAATACCGGCGCCTGCACGTGATCATCGGCGACGCCAACATGTCGGAGATCTCGACCTACCTCAAGCTCGGCACCACCGCGCTCGTGCTGGCCATGATCGAGGAGGGCTTCCTCAGCCGCGACCTCGCCGTCGAGAGCCCCGTCCAGGCCCTGCGCGCGGTCTCCCACGACCCGACCTGCCGCTACGAGATCGCCATGCGCGACGGCCGCAAGCTCACCGCCGTCCAGCTCCAGATGGAATACCTGGAGCAGGCGCGCAAGTTCGTCGAGGAGCGCGGCACCGCCCAGGACGAGATGAACAAGGACGTCCTCGACCGCTGGGAGTCCGTGCTCACCCGCCTGGCCGAGGACCCCATGCAGCTCGCCCGCGAGCTCGACTGGGTCGCCAAGCTCGAACTCCTGGAGGGCTACCGCAGCCGCGACGGCCTGGCCTGGTCCCACCCCCGGCTCCAGCTCGTCGACCTCCAGTACAGCGACATCCGGCCCGACCGCGGCCTCTACAACCGCCTGGTCGCCCGGGGCCGCATGCAGCGCCTGGTTTCCGAGGAGGAGGTGCAGCGCGCCGTCGAGCACCCGCCCACCGACACCCGCGCCTACTTCCGCGGCCGCTGCCTGCGCCAGTACAGCGAGGCCGTCGCCGCCGCCTCCTGGGACTCCGTCATCTTCGACATCCCGGGCCGCGAGTCCCTGCAGCGCGTCCCCACCCTGGAGCCGCTGCGCGGCACGAAGGCGCACGTCGGCGAGCTGTTCGACCGCTGCCACACGGCCGCCGACCTGGTCGCCGCGCTCACCGGCGGCGAGTGA
- a CDS encoding ubiquitin-like protein Pup — MATKDTGGQKQTGRRETEVEETEASAAPDVQERQEKLTDDVDAILDEIDEVLEENAEEFVRSYVQKGGE, encoded by the coding sequence ATGGCAACCAAGGACACCGGCGGTCAGAAGCAGACGGGGCGGCGCGAGACCGAGGTTGAGGAGACCGAGGCCTCGGCGGCACCCGACGTTCAGGAGCGCCAGGAGAAGCTCACCGACGACGTCGACGCGATCCTCGACGAGATCGACGAGGTTCTCGAGGAGAACGCGGAAGAATTCGTGCGCAGCTACGTCCAGAAGGGCGGGGAGTAA
- a CDS encoding tRNA (adenine-N1)-methyltransferase, whose translation MGFRRHGPFHVGDQVQLTDPKNKRHTITLKEDGVFHTHKGAIPHSDLIGQPEGSVVRSSGGTQYLAFRHLLQDYTLAMPRGAAVIYPKDASMIVGMADVFPGARVIEAGVGSGALTCFLLRAVGPDGHVTSYERRQDFADVARKNVQNFYGGPMDDTWRLVVGDLNDSIDEADVDRVILDMLAPWECVDAAAKALTPGGVICCYVATTTQMSKTVEVIRDHGCFTEPHAWETLVRDWHVEGLAVRPDHRMIGHTGFLVSARRMADGVTPPPRRRRPKGTTEEL comes from the coding sequence ATGGGTTTCCGCAGGCATGGGCCTTTCCACGTCGGGGATCAGGTGCAGCTCACCGACCCCAAGAACAAGCGCCACACGATCACGCTCAAAGAGGACGGCGTCTTCCACACCCACAAGGGCGCCATCCCGCACAGCGACCTGATCGGGCAGCCCGAGGGCTCCGTGGTGCGTTCCTCCGGCGGCACCCAGTACCTCGCCTTCCGTCACCTCCTCCAGGACTACACGCTCGCCATGCCGCGCGGCGCGGCCGTGATCTATCCCAAGGACGCCTCGATGATCGTCGGCATGGCCGACGTCTTCCCCGGCGCGCGGGTGATCGAGGCGGGCGTCGGCTCCGGCGCGCTCACCTGCTTCCTGCTGCGCGCCGTCGGCCCCGACGGGCACGTGACGAGCTACGAGCGCCGCCAGGACTTCGCCGACGTGGCCCGCAAGAACGTCCAGAACTTCTACGGCGGCCCCATGGACGACACCTGGCGGCTGGTGGTCGGCGACCTCAACGACTCCATCGACGAGGCCGACGTCGACCGGGTGATCCTCGACATGCTCGCGCCCTGGGAGTGCGTCGACGCCGCGGCCAAGGCCCTGACGCCGGGCGGCGTGATCTGCTGCTACGTGGCGACGACCACGCAGATGTCGAAGACCGTCGAGGTCATTCGCGATCACGGGTGTTTCACCGAGCCGCATGCGTGGGAGACCCTGGTTCGCGACTGGCATGTCGAAGGGCTCGCGGTGAGACCGGATCATCGGATGATCGGCCACACGGGGTTCCTCGTCTCCGCCCGCCGCATGGCGGACGGAGTGACGCCCCCGCCGAGACGCCGCCGACCGAAGGGGACGACCGAAGAACTATGA
- the prcA gene encoding proteasome subunit alpha, translated as MPFGYASPEQIMRDKADYARKGIARGRSVVVLQYVDGILFVAPNPSRALHKISEIYDRIGFAAVGRYNEFEELRLGGIRYADINGYTYDRSDVTGRGLANLYASNLGRIFTESIKSLEVEVVVAEVGETKDGDAIYRLTFDGSVFDEHGFAAMGGQAEAVAGRLKERYRESMSLADALEVALTALTEPGGERPPVAQLEVAVLDRNREHRKFLRLTGARLERLLAQTSQPPASPPPSSESSSESSPESSSGPSSEPPSKGSAGSSGDTPPPTGPEGPVDDGSSPL; from the coding sequence ATGCCTTTTGGATATGCGTCCCCTGAGCAGATCATGCGGGACAAGGCCGACTACGCGCGCAAGGGCATCGCGCGGGGCCGGTCGGTCGTCGTGCTCCAGTACGTCGACGGCATCCTGTTCGTCGCGCCCAACCCGTCGCGGGCGCTGCACAAGATCAGCGAGATCTACGACCGCATCGGGTTCGCGGCCGTGGGCCGCTACAACGAGTTCGAGGAGCTGCGGCTCGGCGGCATCCGCTACGCCGACATCAACGGCTACACCTACGACCGTTCCGACGTGACCGGCCGCGGCCTGGCCAACCTCTACGCCTCCAACCTGGGGCGCATCTTCACCGAGTCGATCAAGTCGCTGGAGGTGGAGGTCGTGGTCGCCGAGGTCGGCGAGACCAAGGACGGCGACGCCATCTACCGGCTCACCTTCGACGGGTCGGTCTTCGACGAGCACGGTTTCGCCGCCATGGGCGGGCAGGCCGAGGCGGTCGCGGGGCGGCTGAAGGAGCGCTACCGCGAGTCGATGTCGCTGGCCGACGCGCTGGAGGTGGCGCTGACAGCGCTGACCGAGCCGGGCGGGGAGCGGCCGCCGGTGGCCCAGCTCGAGGTGGCGGTGCTCGACCGCAACCGTGAGCACCGCAAGTTCCTGCGGCTGACGGGGGCCCGGCTGGAGCGCCTGCTGGCCCAGACGAGCCAGCCGCCCGCCTCGCCGCCCCCGTCGTCCGAGTCGTCATCGGAGTCGTCGCCGGAGTCGTCTTCGGGGCCGTCGTCCGAGCCGCCGTCGAAGGGCTCCGCCGGTTCGTCCGGGGACACCCCGCCGCCCACGGGCCCCGAAGGCCCGGTGGACGACGGCTCCTCGCCCCTGTAA
- the prcB gene encoding proteasome subunit beta: MASHRDLPVGLVNRLFQNSGSSSFTEFVSSYAPELLPRRDEVLATPIGDQVPHATTIVAATFAGGVIMAGDRRATSGNVISQRDVQKVFRTDDYSCMGIAGTASTGIEFARLFRVELEHYEKLEGRTMSVAGKANRLATMIRGNLGMAMQGLVVVPLFAAYDADKDEGRIFSYDVAGGPYERERFDAIGSGSIFARGSLKKLYRDGASADDMAMTLIQALYDAADDDSATGGPDVTRKIWPVVGVIDADGFRRLTDEQVAGYVDQMLEARMISPDGPIAPLR; this comes from the coding sequence GTGGCATCGCACAGGGATCTGCCCGTCGGCTTGGTGAATCGGCTTTTCCAGAACTCTGGGAGCTCCTCGTTCACAGAGTTTGTCAGCTCGTACGCGCCGGAATTGCTGCCACGGCGGGATGAGGTTCTGGCCACCCCGATCGGCGACCAGGTTCCGCACGCGACCACGATCGTCGCCGCGACCTTCGCGGGCGGAGTGATCATGGCGGGCGACCGGCGGGCGACGTCGGGCAACGTGATCTCGCAGCGTGACGTGCAGAAGGTGTTCAGGACCGACGACTACTCCTGCATGGGCATCGCGGGCACGGCGAGCACCGGCATCGAGTTCGCCCGGCTGTTCCGGGTCGAGCTGGAGCACTACGAGAAGCTCGAAGGCCGCACGATGTCCGTGGCGGGCAAGGCCAACCGGCTGGCGACCATGATCAGGGGCAATCTCGGCATGGCGATGCAGGGGCTGGTGGTGGTGCCGCTGTTCGCCGCCTATGACGCCGACAAGGACGAGGGCCGCATCTTCAGCTATGACGTGGCGGGCGGCCCCTACGAGCGGGAGCGGTTCGACGCGATCGGTTCCGGCTCGATCTTCGCCCGCGGGTCGTTGAAGAAGCTCTACCGCGACGGCGCGTCGGCCGACGACATGGCGATGACGCTCATCCAGGCGCTCTACGACGCGGCCGACGACGACTCGGCGACCGGCGGCCCCGACGTGACCAGGAAGATCTGGCCGGTCGTGGGGGTCATCGACGCCGACGGCTTCCGCCGCCTCACCGACGAGCAGGTCGCCGGCTACGTCGACCAGATGCTCGAAGCCCGGATGATCTCGCCCGACGGCCCCATCGCCCCGCTGCGCTAG